One region of Gilliamella sp. ESL0405 genomic DNA includes:
- the leuS gene encoding leucine--tRNA ligase — MQEQYRPDEIEAKVQQHWLENKTFHVTEDPSKEKYYCLSMLPYPSGRLHLGHVRNYTIGDTISRYQRLNGKNVLQPIGWDAFGLPAEGAAVKNNTAPAKWTYENIAYMKKQLQLLGFGYDWDREVTTCRPEYYKWEQWFFTKLYEKGLVYKKTSAVNWCPNDQTVLANEQVVEGCCWRCNTPVERKEIPQWFIKITDYAEELLNDLDTLESWPEQVKTMQRNWIGRSEGVEFDFAVENYNDKLRVYTTRPDTLMGVSFVSVAAEHPLAQLAAKDNPKIAEFIAECKNTKTAEADMATMEKKGIATGFYAIHPLTGNKVPVWIANFVLIEYGTGAVMAVPGHDERDYEFASKYDLPIKPVILDEQGNAPDLSQTAYTEHGILFNSGEFDGLNFDQAFNAIADKLTALGIGERKVNYRLRDWGVSRQRYWGAPIPMVTLEDGTTIPTPEDQLPVILPENVEMNGITSPIKADPNWAKTTVNGQPALRETDTFDTFMESSWYYARYTCPHYDKGMLDEKAANYWLPVDQYVGGIEHAIMHLLYFRFFHKLMRDFGLVNSDEPAKRLLCQGMVLADAFYYTSPTNERIWVSPTEVTIERDEKGRICKATDSKGNELVHAGMTKMSKSKNNGIDPQEMVEKYGADTVRLFMMFASPADMTLEWQESGVEGANRFIKRVWRLVYEHAQQGACAKLDVAQLNAEQKTLRRELHKTIAKVSDDIGRRQTFNTAIAAVMEFMNRLQKAPQATEQDRALMNEALNAIVRLLYPMIPHVCFIMWQALGHSESIDDTTWPVADESAMVEDEKLIVVQINGKVRGKFTVPADADQDFVLEQAKQEANIQKYLADVTIRKVIYVPGKLLNLVVG; from the coding sequence ATGCAAGAACAATATCGCCCCGACGAGATTGAAGCCAAAGTGCAACAGCATTGGCTAGAAAACAAAACATTTCATGTTACTGAAGATCCTTCAAAAGAAAAATACTACTGTTTATCAATGTTACCTTACCCTTCGGGACGTTTGCATCTTGGTCATGTCCGAAATTACACCATTGGCGATACTATTTCACGTTACCAACGTCTAAATGGCAAAAATGTATTACAACCTATTGGTTGGGACGCCTTCGGTTTACCGGCGGAAGGGGCGGCAGTCAAAAATAATACCGCACCAGCCAAATGGACGTATGAAAATATTGCTTATATGAAAAAGCAATTACAGTTATTAGGTTTTGGTTACGATTGGGATCGTGAAGTCACCACTTGCCGACCGGAATACTACAAATGGGAACAGTGGTTCTTTACTAAACTGTATGAAAAAGGCTTAGTTTACAAGAAAACCTCAGCTGTTAACTGGTGCCCTAACGATCAAACTGTATTGGCTAATGAACAGGTTGTTGAGGGCTGTTGTTGGCGCTGTAATACGCCGGTTGAGCGTAAAGAGATCCCACAATGGTTTATTAAAATCACTGACTATGCCGAAGAGCTTCTTAATGATTTAGATACCCTTGAAAGCTGGCCAGAACAAGTAAAAACCATGCAACGTAACTGGATTGGCCGTTCTGAAGGGGTCGAGTTTGATTTTGCAGTTGAAAACTACAATGATAAATTGCGTGTTTACACAACTCGTCCTGATACGTTAATGGGCGTGAGTTTTGTATCAGTTGCTGCCGAGCATCCACTGGCACAATTAGCAGCGAAAGATAATCCGAAAATTGCGGAATTTATTGCAGAATGCAAAAATACCAAAACGGCAGAAGCCGATATGGCAACCATGGAGAAAAAAGGCATTGCCACCGGATTTTATGCTATTCATCCATTAACGGGTAATAAAGTACCGGTATGGATTGCCAACTTTGTCTTGATTGAATATGGCACAGGTGCGGTTATGGCTGTACCGGGTCATGACGAGCGTGACTATGAATTTGCGTCAAAATATGACTTACCAATAAAACCAGTGATTTTAGATGAGCAAGGCAACGCGCCGGATCTTTCTCAAACAGCTTACACCGAGCACGGTATATTATTTAATTCGGGTGAATTTGACGGGCTTAATTTTGATCAAGCATTCAATGCTATCGCCGACAAACTCACGGCATTAGGTATTGGTGAACGTAAAGTCAATTATCGCTTGCGTGATTGGGGGGTTTCCCGTCAACGTTATTGGGGTGCACCAATTCCAATGGTGACACTCGAAGACGGCACCACCATTCCAACGCCGGAAGATCAACTACCGGTTATTTTACCGGAAAATGTCGAAATGAATGGCATCACCAGCCCAATTAAAGCCGATCCAAACTGGGCAAAAACAACCGTTAACGGGCAACCGGCGCTGCGTGAAACCGATACTTTTGATACATTTATGGAATCAAGTTGGTATTATGCACGATATACTTGTCCGCATTACGACAAAGGGATGTTAGATGAAAAAGCGGCAAACTACTGGTTGCCAGTCGATCAATATGTTGGCGGTATCGAACATGCTATTATGCATTTACTCTATTTCAGATTCTTCCATAAATTGATGCGTGATTTTGGCTTAGTCAATTCCGATGAACCGGCTAAACGTTTACTTTGTCAAGGTATGGTGCTTGCTGATGCATTTTACTACACCAGCCCAACTAACGAACGTATTTGGGTATCACCGACCGAAGTGACCATTGAACGTGATGAAAAAGGCCGCATTTGCAAAGCAACCGACAGCAAAGGTAATGAGCTGGTGCATGCGGGTATGACCAAAATGTCGAAATCAAAAAATAACGGTATCGACCCACAAGAAATGGTTGAAAAATATGGCGCAGATACTGTTCGACTATTTATGATGTTTGCCTCGCCAGCAGATATGACCCTTGAATGGCAAGAATCTGGTGTTGAAGGTGCAAACCGCTTTATTAAACGTGTATGGCGTTTAGTTTATGAACATGCCCAACAAGGTGCCTGTGCCAAACTTGACGTTGCGCAATTAAATGCAGAGCAAAAAACACTACGCCGTGAATTGCATAAAACAATTGCTAAAGTGAGTGATGATATCGGGCGTCGCCAAACATTCAATACCGCCATTGCTGCTGTAATGGAATTTATGAATCGGCTGCAAAAAGCACCACAAGCAACCGAACAAGATCGTGCGTTAATGAACGAAGCATTAAATGCGATTGTACGATTACTCTATCCAATGATTCCGCATGTGTGTTTTATCATGTGGCAAGCGTTAGGACACAGTGAATCAATCGACGACACCACTTGGCCGGTAGCTGATGAATCTGCAATGGTTGAAGATGAAAAACTGATTGTTGTGCAAATTAACGGTAAAGTACGTGGTAAATTCACTGTTCCGGCAGATGCCGATCAAGACTTTGTGCTTGAACAAGCCAAACAAGAAGCCAATATTCAAAAATATTTAGCTGATGTGACAATTCGTAAAGTCATTTATGTACCGGGTAAATTATTGAATTTGGTGGTGGGTTGA